The following proteins are co-located in the Microvirga ossetica genome:
- a CDS encoding ABC transporter substrate-binding protein: MKFKSKALLTAGFMTIAGLGATAAQAVDLTMYYPVAVGGPVTKIIDDMVQGFQKENPDIKVEAVYAGNYTDTMTKAMTAMKGGQPPQLSVLFSTDLFTLMDEQAIVPIDELAGADGKEWLNSFYPAFMENGQVGGKTWSVPFQRSTIVLYYNKDAFKEAGLDPEKPPATWAEMAEVSKKLVKKDASGNVSRWGVEIPSTGYGYWMLQALAIENGQKLMNETGNKTFFNEKKTVEALQYWVDLSAKDGVMPKGAVEWGTLRTDFLEGKTAMMWHTTGNLTAVKEGAKFNFGVAMLPAKEQRGSPTGGGNFYVFKSATPEQQKAAVKFIRWMTAPERAADWSIKTGYVAVTPAAYETGTMKTYVKDFPQAIVARDQLKHAVAELSVHDNGRIYKIVNDAVQAAVTGTQSPQEALESAQKQSERVLSRYK, from the coding sequence ATGAAGTTCAAATCGAAGGCCCTGCTCACCGCAGGTTTCATGACGATTGCGGGCTTGGGCGCGACCGCCGCTCAGGCCGTCGATCTCACCATGTATTATCCGGTCGCGGTGGGCGGCCCGGTCACGAAGATCATCGACGACATGGTGCAGGGGTTCCAGAAGGAGAATCCTGACATCAAGGTCGAGGCGGTCTATGCCGGCAACTACACCGACACGATGACCAAGGCCATGACGGCCATGAAGGGCGGACAGCCGCCGCAGTTGTCGGTTCTGTTCTCAACCGATCTGTTCACGCTGATGGACGAGCAGGCTATCGTGCCGATCGATGAGCTTGCCGGGGCGGATGGCAAGGAGTGGCTCAACAGCTTCTATCCCGCCTTCATGGAAAACGGTCAGGTCGGTGGCAAGACCTGGAGCGTGCCGTTCCAGCGCTCCACCATCGTGCTCTATTACAACAAGGACGCCTTCAAGGAGGCCGGACTCGACCCCGAGAAGCCGCCGGCGACCTGGGCCGAGATGGCAGAGGTGTCGAAGAAGCTCGTGAAGAAAGACGCCTCCGGCAACGTGTCCCGCTGGGGCGTGGAGATTCCCTCCACCGGCTACGGCTATTGGATGCTGCAGGCCTTGGCCATCGAGAATGGGCAGAAGCTCATGAACGAGACCGGCAACAAGACGTTCTTCAACGAGAAGAAGACGGTCGAGGCCCTGCAGTACTGGGTCGATCTGTCCGCCAAGGATGGCGTGATGCCGAAGGGCGCCGTGGAATGGGGAACCCTGCGCACGGACTTCCTCGAAGGCAAGACCGCCATGATGTGGCACACGACGGGCAACCTGACGGCTGTGAAGGAAGGTGCCAAGTTCAACTTCGGCGTCGCCATGCTTCCTGCGAAGGAGCAGCGCGGGTCGCCGACCGGCGGCGGCAACTTCTATGTCTTCAAGAGCGCCACGCCCGAGCAGCAGAAGGCCGCCGTCAAGTTCATCCGCTGGATGACCGCTCCTGAGCGGGCTGCCGACTGGAGCATCAAGACCGGCTATGTGGCCGTCACCCCGGCCGCCTACGAGACCGGGACGATGAAGACCTACGTCAAGGACTTCCCACAGGCGATCGTGGCGCGCGATCAGCTCAAGCACGCGGTGGCCGAGCTGTCGGTGCATGACAACGGACGCATCTACAAGATCGTCAACGATGCCGTGCAGGCCGCTGTCACCGGCACACAGAGCCCGCAGGAGGCCCTGGAGAGTGCGCAGAAGCAATCCGAGCGCGTTCTCAGCCGCTACAAATAG
- a CDS encoding endonuclease/exonuclease/phosphatase family protein produces MKLVTWNIQWGLGCDGRIDLDRIVTTAKDLGDADIFCFQEISHGFAAHDGDEDQHAILASLLPGYRPIFRPAVEKIDTNGRLQVFGNMILSRLPVLQITSHMLPWPATPCKSMQRQALEVLVQTSFGAVRVITTHLEYHSEIQREAQIRYLRAIHEEGEKRGQIAFEDRSEGSYRTMPRPVGTVICGDFNLGPDEQLYQDIQKPFPVGIPSFVDAWTVAHGTVPHAPTTGVADSKQWPQGPHCRDYFFVTENLGERVANVRADVETTASDHQPLLLELRSGDGISL; encoded by the coding sequence ATGAAGCTCGTGACGTGGAACATCCAATGGGGCCTGGGCTGCGACGGGCGAATCGATCTCGACCGCATCGTCACGACGGCAAAGGATCTCGGCGATGCGGATATCTTCTGCTTCCAGGAGATCTCCCACGGCTTCGCAGCCCATGACGGCGATGAGGATCAGCATGCCATCCTCGCGTCTCTGCTCCCAGGATACAGGCCGATCTTCCGTCCGGCGGTCGAGAAGATCGACACAAATGGCAGGCTTCAGGTCTTCGGCAATATGATCCTGTCCCGTCTGCCGGTGCTGCAGATCACCAGCCACATGTTGCCCTGGCCGGCAACACCTTGCAAAAGCATGCAACGTCAAGCGCTGGAGGTTCTCGTCCAGACCTCCTTCGGTGCCGTGCGTGTGATCACCACTCATCTGGAATATCATTCCGAGATCCAACGGGAGGCGCAGATCCGATACCTGCGCGCCATTCATGAAGAAGGCGAGAAGCGGGGGCAAATCGCGTTCGAGGACCGTTCCGAAGGATCCTACCGCACGATGCCGCGGCCCGTGGGAACCGTCATCTGCGGCGATTTCAATCTGGGGCCGGACGAGCAACTCTATCAGGACATTCAGAAACCCTTCCCCGTCGGGATTCCATCCTTCGTCGATGCCTGGACCGTCGCTCACGGGACAGTTCCGCATGCGCCCACCACAGGAGTCGCGGATTCCAAGCAATGGCCTCAAGGTCCCCATTGTCGGGATTACTTCTTCGTGACCGAGAACCTGGGCGAGCGCGTTGCAAATGTAAGAGCGGATGTCGAGACGACGGCATCCGACCACCAGCCTCTTTTGCTCGAACTTCGCTCCGGGGATGGCATATCGCTCTGA
- a CDS encoding carbohydrate ABC transporter permease codes for MRRDSYSIETVAAWALALLWLLPLAYSLWSAFHPSEYATRFDLTAPLTFANFVKAWNQAPFARYYLNTVMLVSLVLAGQLVIATLAAYAFARFKFVGRDVLFALVLVQLMIMPDVLIVENYRVISALNLLDTIPAIALPYMASAFGIFLLRQTFKGVPNELVDAARVEGASSFGVLWRVFVPLGKTTYIAFGLVSVSYHWNNFLWPLIVTNSVESRPLTVGLAVFGAPETGVDWSVITAATIMTMAPLLIAFLLFQRQFVQSFMRAGIR; via the coding sequence ATGAGAAGAGACAGCTACTCGATCGAGACCGTCGCCGCCTGGGCTCTTGCTCTTCTCTGGCTGTTGCCGCTGGCCTACAGCCTTTGGAGCGCGTTCCATCCGTCGGAATACGCGACGCGGTTCGACCTGACCGCGCCGCTCACGTTCGCCAATTTCGTCAAAGCTTGGAACCAGGCGCCGTTCGCCCGCTACTACCTGAACACTGTCATGCTGGTCAGCCTGGTGCTGGCGGGACAACTCGTCATCGCGACGCTGGCAGCCTATGCCTTTGCCCGCTTCAAGTTCGTCGGCAGGGACGTTCTGTTCGCGCTGGTTCTCGTGCAACTCATGATCATGCCGGATGTGTTGATCGTCGAGAACTACCGGGTGATCAGCGCGCTCAACCTGCTCGACACGATCCCGGCAATCGCCCTGCCTTACATGGCGTCGGCCTTCGGCATCTTCCTGTTGCGCCAGACATTCAAGGGCGTGCCGAACGAACTCGTTGATGCGGCACGTGTGGAGGGCGCCTCGTCTTTCGGCGTGCTGTGGCGTGTCTTCGTGCCGCTCGGCAAGACCACCTATATCGCCTTCGGCCTCGTCTCCGTGAGCTATCACTGGAACAATTTCCTCTGGCCGCTCATCGTCACGAACTCGGTTGAGAGCCGCCCGCTGACAGTGGGCCTGGCCGTCTTCGGAGCGCCCGAGACAGGGGTGGACTGGTCGGTCATCACGGCTGCCACAATCATGACGATGGCTCCGCTGCTTATCGCCTTTCTGCTGTTCCAGCGCCAATTCGTTCAATCCTTCATGCGTGCCGGAATCCGCTGA
- a CDS encoding acyl-CoA thioesterase, protein MTVEDNGMREAVIRTIAMPSDTNPAGDIFGGWLMSQMDLAAGNAAARRARGRCVTVAVDGMVFHTPVHVGDEVSVYADLTSTGRTSMKFQVEAWRRSRDGDEQIKVTEAVFTFVAIDSGSRPRPLPPG, encoded by the coding sequence ATGACGGTCGAGGACAACGGGATGCGCGAGGCCGTCATCCGGACGATCGCGATGCCCTCCGACACCAATCCTGCGGGCGACATCTTCGGCGGCTGGCTGATGTCGCAGATGGACCTGGCGGCCGGCAATGCGGCCGCGAGGCGGGCTCGCGGGCGCTGCGTCACCGTCGCTGTCGACGGCATGGTCTTTCACACGCCGGTTCATGTCGGCGACGAGGTGTCTGTCTATGCCGACCTGACCTCCACCGGACGCACATCCATGAAGTTCCAGGTCGAGGCCTGGCGTCGCTCCCGCGATGGCGACGAACAGATCAAGGTGACCGAAGCGGTCTTTACCTTCGTCGCCATCGACAGCGGCTCGCGTCCGCGGCCTTTGCCGCCGGGCTGA
- a CDS encoding carbohydrate ABC transporter permease — MVAAVMSDALPKAAKRRNWTTSINAWLLLLPAVVLLATFTHYPILATLYHSFFSLGRSGPAEFIGLDNYRYMLDDDVFWQVLRNNFVFALATVPTSIALALLMAVWVDKKIAGRSFLRLAFFTPTVLPMIAVANIWLFFYTPDYGLLDQFLKFLGFSGHNWLGDPATVMTCLAVMVIWKEAGFFMIFYLAALQTIPPELKEAASVEGASRWYFFRRVTLPLLMPTTLFISINALINSFKLVDQLVIMTKGGPNNASSLLLYYIYEVAFTFWDTTYAATLTVTLIAILAAVALTKFVYLDRRIHYQ; from the coding sequence ATGGTAGCCGCCGTGATGAGCGATGCCCTGCCGAAGGCTGCCAAGCGCAGAAACTGGACGACGAGCATCAATGCCTGGCTCCTGCTGTTGCCGGCCGTCGTCCTTCTTGCGACGTTCACCCATTATCCGATCCTCGCGACGCTCTATCACAGCTTCTTCTCCCTGGGCCGCAGCGGCCCGGCGGAGTTCATCGGCCTGGACAATTACCGCTACATGCTGGACGACGATGTCTTCTGGCAGGTGCTGCGCAACAATTTCGTCTTCGCTCTCGCGACGGTGCCGACCAGCATTGCGCTCGCGCTCCTGATGGCGGTTTGGGTCGACAAGAAGATCGCCGGCCGCTCCTTCCTGCGCCTTGCATTCTTCACGCCGACGGTTCTGCCGATGATCGCGGTCGCCAATATCTGGCTGTTCTTCTACACGCCGGATTACGGCCTCCTCGACCAATTCCTCAAATTTCTCGGTTTTTCGGGCCACAACTGGCTCGGCGATCCCGCCACCGTCATGACCTGTCTCGCTGTGATGGTGATCTGGAAAGAGGCCGGCTTCTTCATGATCTTCTATCTGGCCGCCCTGCAGACGATCCCGCCGGAACTGAAGGAGGCGGCTTCCGTCGAGGGAGCGAGCCGCTGGTACTTCTTCCGACGCGTGACGCTTCCGCTGCTCATGCCGACAACCCTGTTCATTTCCATCAATGCCCTGATCAACTCGTTCAAGCTCGTCGACCAGCTTGTCATCATGACGAAGGGCGGCCCGAACAATGCCAGCTCTCTTTTGCTCTATTACATCTACGAGGTGGCCTTCACGTTCTGGGACACCACCTATGCCGCGACGCTGACCGTAACCCTTATCGCCATCCTGGCGGCTGTGGCGCTGACCAAGTTCGTCTATCTCGATCGCAGGATCCACTACCAATGA